Proteins from a genomic interval of Medicago truncatula cultivar Jemalong A17 chromosome 3, MtrunA17r5.0-ANR, whole genome shotgun sequence:
- the LOC11411868 gene encoding uncharacterized protein: MSRWEVDSIEGYLNYTKSLLDVLNSISSSLSHLGHARLSLAHGLTLVENKKPLSLARKHLKAIQPTCFSSNFGKYFHTQDDIAKIVSGKDLIVREGVKEMKSIGFWVCGVFLSCLYGDAKPYTELRKIGGGFESCIVSTLDLKISENLVKKIPCVSEIKEINNFVARLVAGDEVKDDATNEFQRNLCDVGKIFDDISTEVNHLFDDVMTQRTELVDGFRLKKYQK; encoded by the coding sequence ATGAGTCGATGGGAGGTCGACTCCATTGAAGGATATCTCAACTATACCAAGAGTTTGTTGGACGTTCTGAATtccatttcttcttctctttctcatcTTGGCCATGCAAGGCTTTCTTTGGCTCATGGTTTGACTTTGGTAGAGAATAAGAAACCACTTTCTTTGGCTAGAAAGCATTTGAAAGCGATCCAACCAACGTgttttagcagcaactttggtAAATACTTTCACACACAAGATGATATAGCAAAGATTGTTTCGGGTAAGGACTTGATTGTTCGGGAAGGTGTAAAAGAAATGAAGAGTATTGGATTTTGGGTATGTGGAGTTTTCTTGTCTTGTTTATATGGTGATGCTAAGCCATACACGGAGCTAAGAAAAATTGGTGGTGGGTTTGAAAGTTGTATAGTTTCCACACTTGATCTTAAAATCAGCGAAAATTTAGTGAAGAAAATCCCATGCGTTAGTGAGATCAAAGAGATAAACAATTTTGTTGCTCGCCTTGTTGCTGGTGATGAAGTAAAAGATGATGCAACCAATGAATTTCAGAGAAATCTGTGCGATGTAGGGAAGATATTTGATGATATAAGCACAGAGGTGAATCAtctatttgatgatgtgatgaCTCAAAGAACTGAATTAGTTGATGGCTTTCGACTCAAGAAATATCAAAAATAA